CGGCAATAAGACCTTCGCTCTCAAGAATTGCCGCAACGTCATCCTGCGCGACTTCCGCCTGCTGAAGGGCGGCCACTTCGCACTGCTCGCTACAGGCGTGGACAATCTCACGCTCGACAACCTGCTGGTCGACACTGACCGTGATGGCTTCGACATCGACTGCTGCCGTAACGTGCGGGTCACCAATTGCACTGTCAATTCGCCCTGGGATGACGCCATCTGCCCCAAGTCGAGCTACGCTCTCGGCTATGCGCGTTCGACCGATAACGTCACCATCGCCAACAACTTTGTCTCGGGATACTACGAGCTGGGCAGCGTGCTCGCCGGCACCTGGAAGAAGTTTGCCGAGGATGCCAAAGTCTCACGCAACGGCCGCATCAAGTGCGGCACGGAGTCTAACGGCGGCTTCCGCAACATCACCATCTCCGGCAATGTGATCGAGGGCAGCAAGGGCATCTCGCTCGAAACCTCCGACGGCGCTTATCTGGAAGACATCTCCATCACCGGCAATACGATGCGTGACACCATCGACGCTCCGCTCTTTCTTCGTTTGAATCGCCGCAATCGCAATCCGAAGGAAACCCTGCGCAAGGGAACTCTACGCCGCATCCTTATCTCGAATCTCGTTAGCTATAACTCGGCGGCATCGACCGCATGTCTCTTCTCCGGTATTCCCGAAAACCTGATCGAAGACGTCAAGCTCTCCAACTGCTACTTCGGACATGAGGGCCTTCCCAAGCAGATGCGTGTCGGTTGGGGAGACGACCGCCAGCCCATGACCGACTGGCGCACGCTGAAAGTTCCGGAGAAGGAAGAGGATTACCCCGAGCTGCTGCGCTTCGGCCCAACACCCTCGCACGGCTTCTTCCTGCGCCACTTGCGTAACCTCGAGATGTCGCATATCGAGATCGCTCCGGCTACGGCTGACCCGCGTCCTGCCATGTGGCTCGAAGATGTGCATCGCGCCGACCTCTTCGCCATCACCGCTCCTGCGCAGGAGAACTTCTCGCTGCACAACGTGACGGACTTCCGGCTGATGTGGTCGCGTGCGGCAAAGGATACGACGCTCGCAAATGCGGAAAACCAGGTGGTATAGCTCCATGTATCTCCGCATAGAATCCTAGGCGTGGCTAACGAAGAGGTTATTAAGATCACACGCTTCGCATGGAACGAAGCCGAGCCGCTCCATGCGCTGATCTGTCTGCCGGCCGTCCTGCTTGTCATGGCGGTTGGCATCCTGATCGACCAACAGAGCTGGGCCGCCATGGCGGTCGGCGGAGCGATGTGTGTCGGCTTCGGATCGTTCCAGCAGCCGATCTTCTATCGCTACGGCCCGATGCTGGCCGCGGCCTTCGGCATCACCATCTCCACGTTTCTAGGGGCGCTCTTCGCCGTCGATAGCTTCGCTCTCGGCTGCGTCTGCGTCCTGTGGGCTTTTATCTATGGCCTGATGCAGGCGCAGGGAACCGCTGCCTCCTGGGTCGGCGTACAGTGCTGCGTCTACCTCATCATCTCTTCCGCAGCGCCTGATACGCACGGGCGCGTACTCGGTACCTTTCATCAGGCGGCACTGCGTGGAGTCGCCACCTTAGTCGGCGCTGCACTGGAATTTTTCGCCATCCTTTACTTCTGGCGGTTTGTTCCGCGCATTACTGCCAACCTCACCGACCCGCACTTCGATCCGCGGAAGTTTCGCGTGAACTATCTGTTCTCGCACATCACACCACGCAGCATCTATTTCCACTTTGCAGTGCGTCTTGCGGTCACCATTGCGATTGCGGTGATGCTCTATCGGGTCTGGTGGCCTCTGCCTAACGGTTACTGGATCGCCATGACCGCCATCCTTGTGGTGAAGCCGGAGTTCTATCTCACGACGGAGCGCACGATCCTTCGCCTGCTCGGCACCTACCTCGGCGCAGGCGTGGCCACCGTAGTCGCCACACTGCTGAGGCCAAACCTATGGGTGCTGGTTGTCCTGGTGCTGGTCTATCTATGGGTATCCTACGTCTTTATGAACGTGAACTACGGCGTCTTCTCGGTAGCGATTACCGGTTACATTGCCTTCCTGTTGGCCTTCAATCATCTGCCGGAAGAGTATGTGCTCCACAATCGCATTCTGGCCACGACGATAGGCGGTCTACTGGCGCTTGCGATCCACGCCATCTTCCACCTCTTCCGCCGAGCCTGGCCGGCTCCCGAGGACGAACCTGCAGTGTGAGCGATATACCTTTACGGCGCCATTCGATTTCAGGTTTGTCATTTCGCAGCGACCGAAGGGAGCGGAGAAATCTGCTTTCAGGAAATGACTTCCGGTAAACCGATGCGTGGAGAAGATGCTCTCGTCGTTATCACGGTATCGGTAGAACAGCAGATTTCTCCGCTACGCTACGAAATGACAAACCCAAAAGCGTTCCTGACAAGAGCGGCGTACAACGATAAAGGCGGGCAAAGATCTTTGCCCGCCCATGCAGTACCTCTTCAACTTTCAACTTCTTTCACATTCCACCCTGACCAATATCCGCGACTTTGCCTTCGTTGGCCTCATCGAGATAGGTCGCCATTGCCGAAGCAAGCTTGCCCTGTGCCTCAAGAATGAACTCAATCGCATCGCGCCCTGCGCCATAGCCGGGAAGATTCGCTGTCGTCCAGTGCGCCATCTGCTTCACCTGCGGACGCGCATTGGCCACCGCAATCGCAAAGCCGACGTGGTTCATCACCGGAAGATCGATTACGTCGTCCCCAACGTAAGCAACCTCATCCAGCGTGATGCCTTCCTTCGCACAGATCTCCTGTACCGCGCGCATCTTGAAGTGCTGGCCCTGGTAGACATAGTCGATCTTCAGGTCGCGCATACGCACGGCGACAGTATCCGACTGGCGCTTGGTCACAATCGCTACCTTCAGTCCGGCAGTGCGGCCGATGGCGATACCCAGGCCGTCATGGGCGGAGAAGCCCTTGGTCTCCACCGCCACCGGCTGGCCGTTGGCGTCTTTACCGGTAGGGATAAACCAGAGGGTTCCATCCGTCAGGACACCGTCGACGTCGAAGACAAGAATCTTGATACGGGAGGCGCGTTCCGTGGCTGTCATCAGAACTGAGGGTATCAGCCCTGTCCTGAAAACCCGGAAAGCCGGCGCCAAAAGAGGGAAGCTGGTGGAAATCCGCAGGCGAAGGAATTACGAAGAAAGCGCTAGAATGATGCATGGCCACCGCGACCCTGCTGCCCGAGGAGACCTTTGCCGATCCGGCCATGGAATGGGCGCATCCGGTCGTACGCGAGTGGTTTCTGCGCAGGTTCGGCTCGCCCACGGAACCGCAGATCGCCGGCTGGCCCGCGATCGTTCGCGGCGAGCCCGTTCTCATCTCCGCACCCACCGGCTCCGGTAAGACACTGGCAGCCTTCCTCGTCTGCATCGATGCTTTGCTGCGGCAGGCTATCGAGGGCCGCCTCGATGCCTCGACCCATGTCGTTTATGTCTCGCCTTTGAAGGCTCTGTCTAACGACGTGCAGAAGAACCTCGACGGTCCGTTGCGCGAGATTCAGGCGCTCGCTCTTGAGCGCGGCTACCTCTGCCCTGAGATCCGTACCGGCGTTCGCACCGGTGACACACCGGCAAAGGATCGCGCCGCCATGCTCAAGCGGCCGCCGCACATCCTGGTTACCACGCCGGAGAGCCTGTACATGATGCTCACGGCGCTCAAGGCGCGTGAGAACCTGCGCCGGATACGCACCGTTATCGTCGACGAAATCCACGCTGTTGCTGACGACAAGCGCGGATCGCATCTCGCTCTTACGCTCGAACGCCTCGACGCTCTGGTGCGCGGAGAGAACCGCCTCACTGCCGGCGGCATGTTGACCGGTCTGAGTGAGGCTCCGCAGCGTATCGGCCTCAGCGCTACGCAAAATCCCATTGAGCTGGTTGGCAACTTCCTGGTCGGGGCGGGCGAGCGGCCGGTCACCATCGTGCAGGTTGGGCAGCGGCGTCACCTCAATCTTGCCATTGAGGTTCCCAGTGAAGAGCTCGGCTCCGTCACCTCAAACCGCATGTGGGATGAGATGTACGACAAGCTCGCGGCTCTGACCGAGACCCATCGTTCCACGCTGGTCTTCGTCAACACGCGTCGCCTGGTCGAGCGTCTTGCCTTCAATCTTGCCGAACGTCTTGGGGCAGAGAATGTTGCCGCCCATCACGGCTCTCTCTCGCGGGCCCTGCGGCTTGATGCCGAACAGAAGCTTAAGAACGGGGAGATCAAGATTCTGATCGCCACGGCATCGCTTGAGCTCGGCATCGACATCGGCGACGTCGACCTCGTCTGCCAGATCGCGACCACGCGGGCAGTTGCTGTAGCCATGCAGCGTGTCGGACGTGCCGGTCACTGGCGCGGAGCTATTCCCAAGGGACGCTTCTTCGCTACCACCCGCGATGACATGATGGAGCAGGCTGCGCTCATCCGTGCGATGCGCTCCGGCGATCTCGACAAGCTGGAGATTCCGCCTGCTCCCAAAGATGTGTTGATGCAGCAGATCGTTGCCGCCGTCGGGGCCGAGCCCTGGCGCGAAGACGATCTCTTCGCTGTCTTCAAACGCGCCTGGCCATACCGTGATCTCGATCGCGCCACCTTCGACGAACTGATCGCATTGCTGCATCAGGGCATCGAGTCCTCACGCGGCCGCTACGGCGCTTACCTTATGCGCGACGGTGTCCGCGGAGAGCTCCACGCCCGCCGCGGCGCCCGCATGACCGCTATCGGCAACGGCGGAGCTATCCCCGACGTCGCGCAGTACGCCGTCATGCTGCAGCCGGAGAACGTGCAGATAGCCACACTCGATGAGCACTTCGCTGTCGACTCCAGCCCCGGCGATGTCGTGCTGCTTGGCAATACAAGCTGGCGTATCCAACGAGTCGAAGCCGAAGGCCGCGTTCTTGTCGAAGACGCGCAAGGCGCTCCGCCAACGCTGCCTTTCTGGGAGGGCGAAGCGCCGCAACGCACCGATGTCCTCAGTGAAGGCGTCGGTAAACTTCGCCAGGAGATCGCCGAGCTTGTGCCCGATGTTCTTCCCGGCCTCGCCGCAGGCTCACATCCGCAGGCCATGGCTGCCGCTGAGTGGCTGCAGCAGGAGTGCGGCCTCTGTCCCGGCGGAGCAACACAGCTCGTCCGCTACGTCGTCGAAGGCAAAGCTGTCCTCGGCGCTGTGCCTACACGGCAGAGCATCATTGCGGAGCGCTTCTTCGATGAAGGCGGAGGCATGCAGCTCATCCTCCACGCTCCCTTCGGCGGACGCATCAATAAGGCATGGGGTCTGGCTCTGCGCAAACGCTTCTGTCGCGGCTTCAACTTTGAGCTGCAGGCAGCCGCCACCGACAACGGCATCAACATCTGCCTCGCCGAACAGCACAGCTTTCCGCTCGCCGATGTCTTCCACTTCCTTACTGTCGAGACCGCAAAGGAGCTCCTCGAGCAGGCATCGCTGGCTTCTCCTATCTTCAAAGCGCGCTGGCGCTGGGCCGCAAGCCGTTCGCTGCAACTGCTGCGGTTTGTAAAAGGAAAGCGGGTCGCTCCGCAGATTCAGCGCACGCGCTCGGAAGATCTGCTCGCCAGTGTCTTTCCGCAGGCTGCCGCATGCTTTGAGAACATCGAAGGCGATATTCAGATTCCCGATCATCCTCTTGTTGGCGAGGTGATGCAGGACGTACTGCATGAGGCAATGGACCTCGACGGGTTGGTGCAGCTGTTGCAGGGCATCGCCAACGGCAGTATTCAGTGTCTCGCCGTCGATACGCCCGTACCCTCACAGTTCGCGCACGAGCTCATCAATGCCATGCCTTATGCCTTCCTCGATGAGGCCGGCCTGGAAGAGCGCCGTGCTCGCGCTGTCTCACTGCGCCGCGGCATTCCCGATGCAGTGCTTGCCGAAGAAGGCAAGCTCGATCCCGCCGCCATCGCCGAGGTCCGCAAAGAGTGCTGGCCTGATATCCGCGACTCGCACGAATTGCACGACCTGCTCTTCGCGCTCATGGCTCTTCCCGTCGATGCCATGGCCGCATGGGATGCGCGTCACTGGCCCGGCTTCTTCGACACGCTTGCCATGCAGGGCCGTGTCAAACAGCTTCGTCTCGCAGACCGCGAATGCTGGATCGCCGTTGAACGGTTGCCCATGGTCGAAGCTCTCTGGTCCTGTACACCGCCTGCAGAAGCCGCCGAGGCCTTGAAGCTTCTGCTGCAGGGCTGGATGCAGATCCTCGGCCCAGCCACCGCACGCTGCATTGCCGACACCTTCGGCCTCGACGCCAATGCCGTCTTTGCGCAGATGGTGTTGATGGAGTCGCAAGGCGTCATCCTGCGTGGCGTCTTTGAGAACGGGCGCTCTGTACAGAGCGATCTCGATATTGAATGGTGCGAGCGCCGCCTGCTGCAGCGCATTCACCGCAACACTGTCGGTTCGCTGCGCCGCGCCGTCGAGCCGGTCAGCCAGGCCGTCTACATGCGCTGGCTCCTCGAATGGCAGCACCTCACCGGAACCAAACTCGCTGGGGAAGAAGGACTGCTCTCGGCACTCGAACAGCTCGAAGGGTTTGAAGCTCCAGCTATCGAGTGGGAGCGCACCTTGCTTCCTGCGCGTGTCGCCAACTACGACCCTCGCTGGCTCGATCATCTTTGCCTCTCCGGAGTCGTCGGCTGGGGCCGCGTCTCTCCGCATCCCGCTTGGGCCGATGGCACAGCGCCCCGCCGTGTCATCCCCACCAATATGGCGCCCATCACGTTCTATCTGCGAGAGACCGCCGACTGGCTGGGATGGGCGCTGGAACAGAAGCAGGTGGATGAGCCCAAGCTTGCCGTAGCTCTCAGCGAAGAGGCCAATCGCGTGCGCAATCTTCTGCGCGAGCGTGGCGCCTGCTTCGCCGCTGATATTCAGCGCATTCTTCTGCTGAGCAAGCAGCAGACGCAGATGGCTCTGTGGGAGCTGGCTACCGCCGGCCTCGCCTCGGCCGATGGATGGGACCAGCTCCGCGTGATGATGGATCCAAAGAAGAAGCCCGCCGTCATGGAGGCGGGACGCCGCGGCGTTCGCTCGCATGCGGGCCGCTGGAGCCTATTGATCGAAGACTCCTCCGCAATTCCCGAGACAGCCATCGAGCGCGCCCGCCGCGTCGATGCGGCTCACGAGTCCGCCGCACGCATGCTGCTGGCACGTTATGGCGTCATCTTCCGCGAGCTCCTCGCCCGCGAATCTAACGCTCCGAAGTGGCGCGATCTCGTCGGCATGCTGCGCCGCATGGAAGCCCGTGGGGAGATCCGCGGTGGCCGCTTTGTTATCGGCGTCGGTGGCGAACAGTTCGCGCTTCCAGAAGCCGTTGACTCGCTGCGGCAGATGAAGAACCGTCCCGCCGACGATCGTGAGGTGGTTGTGGCCGGTGCCGATCCCATGAATCTTATCGGCGTGGTCCTTCCGGGAGATCGAGTTGCCGCCATGCCGCGCAACGTCGTCCGCTACCGCAACGGCCTCTGTGAGAATGCAGAGGAGATCAACTCACCAATCACGGAACCTCCTATGCAAACCACAGCTCCTCCCGCCAGTCTCTTTTAGATTGCATCGGCAAATCCGAGATAGAGCATGTATGGGTACCCCGTCCATTGCTAATCACCCCAGCGAACAATCTCGCCGGGGACCCCGATACGCAATGGGTGCGATCTTCAGGATCCGGTTTCAGGCTCGATTCTCGACCATATCTTGATCGTTAACTATGGAAGGCGATGGAGTGTCCATCGCCTTCCTCAACTCGTTATAATCCCCGCGAAAGCAATGGATACGCCACAACCATCTCCGCCAGACGAACTGAAACCCGGCGACTTCTATTACGAGGGTGAATATCTCGTCTTCACGGCACAGTACCTGCTACGCCGTGGCTACTGTTGTAACAACGGCTGCAGGCACTGTCCGTATCGCGAGATTGACTACGAAGACTAGAGCATTTTTCCTCTAGGTGTAGCGCAGGGCATGTGCACCTATGGGCGTTTTCCTTAATGAAAACGCCGCTGCACGCCATTTCCGGGATACCCAGCAACAGGAAAAATACTCTAGTGTCCTAATGTGCCGGCTGTGGCGGAATCGCGGACGCCGGAGTCGGAACCGAAGCCGGGCTCTCAATTGCCATCAGGAAGGCGCGCGTGTCGCGAATCAATAGCGCCAGTTGCGGATCCTTCAGGTACTTGCGGAAGACCGCATCGTCTTTGACGGCGTTGCTCACATCCATGCCGCCTTCGGCTGCCTTCGCCAGGTAACGGTACATCGTCTGGGTCTCGCCGCTACGGGCATAGACACGCGCCAGCTCAAAGCAGAAGCGGGCACGATCGTTGGCCGAGATCACATGAGTCGCAATACCGCCGGAAGCGCGATGTTCGTACATCTGCGGGTCAAGCGTGAGTGCGATCTGGAACTCCTTCTGGGCCGACTCCATGTCCTTCTGGCTGAAGTAAGACGCTGCCAGGTTGGCGTGGAAGACCGCGGACTTCTTATCGAGCTTGATCGCCTTCTTGTACTCGCCGATCGAGTTGCCGAAGTGCTGCTCCAGATAGTCCACCGTACCCAGGTTGTTCCAGGCCTCGGCGTACTTCTTGTTGATCTTCGTTGAAAGTACAAAGCTTTGGCGTGCGGAGCGGTTGTCGTTCATCTCCAACTGGATCAGTCCGATCTTGTTGGTCAATCTTGCCTTGTCGCCGCCGCGCTCCAGCGCATAGCGGTAATAGTCCATGGCATCCAGCGGATACCGGCGCGCACGCAGAATATCGCCGGCAACCTCCAGCTTTTCATGGGGCGCGAGCTTCGGGTCGGGCAGGTGCAGGGAAATCTGGTGCCACTCTTCGGTCTCATGCATCCGTACATCGGTGGCCACCCGGCCGTCTGGGTTAGAAGCACGCTGAGCCGTGACCGCGCATGGGGCGGTGAGGCACAGCATCATCAGAAATGAAACAGAGTGTACGCGCATAGGCGCACCTCCCAATCGTGTGCCTGCGATTATTGCGCGCAGGTACAGGCGCGTCAATCAAGCAATGAAAAAGTTACAAACCGATAAATGTTCCAGTACCGCTTTGGAAAACGCAAGATTCCTCAATGGGTTACGGCCCTCCCGCGGACCTCTCCCGGTGGCCGCGAACGCGTCCATGAGGTGTCTTTCGGTTTGTCTTCCGCCTTATAAGCGGAGGAGTCTGCTTTCCCTTGTGTTGCCTCTCAGCGCTCCTTCGAATTGCTTCTACTGGCCGTAATCCTTACCGCGAAATCGCCATCAATCCACTCCGCAGATCTGCCGCCG
This genomic window from Terriglobus albidus contains:
- a CDS encoding rhamnogalacturonidase, encoding MQRRDLIKLSPLALAGAVGHVSMAEAQTETQNVQALYNVRSFGATGDGKTVDTPSINKAIEEVAKAGGGTLYFPAGTYMCFTIRLKSTVDLYFAQGCTIQAADSPKAGETTGYRGGTYDAAEPNDPWTPYQDYGHNHWKNSLFYAENEHDFSVSGPGLIFGKGLSHGIATAVRGGYQPFKAEQPGVGNKTFALKNCRNVILRDFRLLKGGHFALLATGVDNLTLDNLLVDTDRDGFDIDCCRNVRVTNCTVNSPWDDAICPKSSYALGYARSTDNVTIANNFVSGYYELGSVLAGTWKKFAEDAKVSRNGRIKCGTESNGGFRNITISGNVIEGSKGISLETSDGAYLEDISITGNTMRDTIDAPLFLRLNRRNRNPKETLRKGTLRRILISNLVSYNSAASTACLFSGIPENLIEDVKLSNCYFGHEGLPKQMRVGWGDDRQPMTDWRTLKVPEKEEDYPELLRFGPTPSHGFFLRHLRNLEMSHIEIAPATADPRPAMWLEDVHRADLFAITAPAQENFSLHNVTDFRLMWSRAAKDTTLANAENQVV
- a CDS encoding FUSC family protein, yielding MANEEVIKITRFAWNEAEPLHALICLPAVLLVMAVGILIDQQSWAAMAVGGAMCVGFGSFQQPIFYRYGPMLAAAFGITISTFLGALFAVDSFALGCVCVLWAFIYGLMQAQGTAASWVGVQCCVYLIISSAAPDTHGRVLGTFHQAALRGVATLVGAALEFFAILYFWRFVPRITANLTDPHFDPRKFRVNYLFSHITPRSIYFHFAVRLAVTIAIAVMLYRVWWPLPNGYWIAMTAILVVKPEFYLTTERTILRLLGTYLGAGVATVVATLLRPNLWVLVVLVLVYLWVSYVFMNVNYGVFSVAITGYIAFLLAFNHLPEEYVLHNRILATTIGGLLALAIHAIFHLFRRAWPAPEDEPAV
- a CDS encoding KdsC family phosphatase yields the protein MTATERASRIKILVFDVDGVLTDGTLWFIPTGKDANGQPVAVETKGFSAHDGLGIAIGRTAGLKVAIVTKRQSDTVAVRMRDLKIDYVYQGQHFKMRAVQEICAKEGITLDEVAYVGDDVIDLPVMNHVGFAIAVANARPQVKQMAHWTTANLPGYGAGRDAIEFILEAQGKLASAMATYLDEANEGKVADIGQGGM
- a CDS encoding DEAD/DEAH box helicase, with the translated sequence MATATLLPEETFADPAMEWAHPVVREWFLRRFGSPTEPQIAGWPAIVRGEPVLISAPTGSGKTLAAFLVCIDALLRQAIEGRLDASTHVVYVSPLKALSNDVQKNLDGPLREIQALALERGYLCPEIRTGVRTGDTPAKDRAAMLKRPPHILVTTPESLYMMLTALKARENLRRIRTVIVDEIHAVADDKRGSHLALTLERLDALVRGENRLTAGGMLTGLSEAPQRIGLSATQNPIELVGNFLVGAGERPVTIVQVGQRRHLNLAIEVPSEELGSVTSNRMWDEMYDKLAALTETHRSTLVFVNTRRLVERLAFNLAERLGAENVAAHHGSLSRALRLDAEQKLKNGEIKILIATASLELGIDIGDVDLVCQIATTRAVAVAMQRVGRAGHWRGAIPKGRFFATTRDDMMEQAALIRAMRSGDLDKLEIPPAPKDVLMQQIVAAVGAEPWREDDLFAVFKRAWPYRDLDRATFDELIALLHQGIESSRGRYGAYLMRDGVRGELHARRGARMTAIGNGGAIPDVAQYAVMLQPENVQIATLDEHFAVDSSPGDVVLLGNTSWRIQRVEAEGRVLVEDAQGAPPTLPFWEGEAPQRTDVLSEGVGKLRQEIAELVPDVLPGLAAGSHPQAMAAAEWLQQECGLCPGGATQLVRYVVEGKAVLGAVPTRQSIIAERFFDEGGGMQLILHAPFGGRINKAWGLALRKRFCRGFNFELQAAATDNGINICLAEQHSFPLADVFHFLTVETAKELLEQASLASPIFKARWRWAASRSLQLLRFVKGKRVAPQIQRTRSEDLLASVFPQAAACFENIEGDIQIPDHPLVGEVMQDVLHEAMDLDGLVQLLQGIANGSIQCLAVDTPVPSQFAHELINAMPYAFLDEAGLEERRARAVSLRRGIPDAVLAEEGKLDPAAIAEVRKECWPDIRDSHELHDLLFALMALPVDAMAAWDARHWPGFFDTLAMQGRVKQLRLADRECWIAVERLPMVEALWSCTPPAEAAEALKLLLQGWMQILGPATARCIADTFGLDANAVFAQMVLMESQGVILRGVFENGRSVQSDLDIEWCERRLLQRIHRNTVGSLRRAVEPVSQAVYMRWLLEWQHLTGTKLAGEEGLLSALEQLEGFEAPAIEWERTLLPARVANYDPRWLDHLCLSGVVGWGRVSPHPAWADGTAPRRVIPTNMAPITFYLRETADWLGWALEQKQVDEPKLAVALSEEANRVRNLLRERGACFAADIQRILLLSKQQTQMALWELATAGLASADGWDQLRVMMDPKKKPAVMEAGRRGVRSHAGRWSLLIEDSSAIPETAIERARRVDAAHESAARMLLARYGVIFRELLARESNAPKWRDLVGMLRRMEARGEIRGGRFVIGVGGEQFALPEAVDSLRQMKNRPADDREVVVAGADPMNLIGVVLPGDRVAAMPRNVVRYRNGLCENAEEINSPITEPPMQTTAPPASLF
- a CDS encoding DUF5522 domain-containing protein, with protein sequence MDTPQPSPPDELKPGDFYYEGEYLVFTAQYLLRRGYCCNNGCRHCPYREIDYED
- a CDS encoding tetratricopeptide repeat protein, with the translated sequence MRVHSVSFLMMLCLTAPCAVTAQRASNPDGRVATDVRMHETEEWHQISLHLPDPKLAPHEKLEVAGDILRARRYPLDAMDYYRYALERGGDKARLTNKIGLIQLEMNDNRSARQSFVLSTKINKKYAEAWNNLGTVDYLEQHFGNSIGEYKKAIKLDKKSAVFHANLAASYFSQKDMESAQKEFQIALTLDPQMYEHRASGGIATHVISANDRARFCFELARVYARSGETQTMYRYLAKAAEGGMDVSNAVKDDAVFRKYLKDPQLALLIRDTRAFLMAIESPASVPTPASAIPPQPAH